A single genomic interval of Kogia breviceps isolate mKogBre1 chromosome 6, mKogBre1 haplotype 1, whole genome shotgun sequence harbors:
- the PDHA2 gene encoding LOW QUALITY PROTEIN: pyruvate dehydrogenase E1 component subunit alpha, testis-specific form, mitochondrial (The sequence of the model RefSeq protein was modified relative to this genomic sequence to represent the inferred CDS: inserted 3 bases in 2 codons; deleted 1 base in 1 codon; substituted 4 bases at 4 genomic stop codons) has translation MLAAAVPSVLSVVTQKPANRVLVASCTYSNDATFKIKKXEMEAQKCDLYQLEEGPPVTPVLTREDGLRYYRMMQTVRRMELKADQLKKQKFICGFCHLCDGQEACCVGLEAGLNPTDHVIASCRAHSLCCTRGLSVPSILAEPTGRRGGCAEGEGGSMHMXANNVYGGNGVVGAQGPPGAGIALACKYKGDNEVCXTLHGNGASNQGQTSEAYNMAAVWHLPCIFICENNRYGTGTSVERAAANTDCYKRGSFIPGLRVDGVEVXCVQEATKVAADYCRYGKGPVLMELLTYRYHGHSMSHPGISYHTXEEVQNLXKSHPIMLLKGKMVNNKLASIEELKEIDAEVRKEIDAAAQFAVTDPKPPLEELSHHIYNTNPPFEIHGANQWIRFKSVS, from the exons ATGCTGGCTGCTGCTGTCCCTAGCGTGCTGTCTGTTGTCACCCAAAAGCCCGCTAACAGGGTGCTTGTGGCATCCTGTACCTATTCAAATGATGCTACATTTAagattaagaaataagaaat ggaagcccagaaatgtgATCTTTATCAGTTGGAAGAGGGTCCCCCTGTCACCCCAGTGCTCACCCGGGAGGATGGACTCAGATACTACAGGATGATGCAGACCGTTCGTCGAATGGAATTGAAGGCAGATCAgttg aaaaaacagaaatttatttgtgGTTTCTGTCACTTGTGTGATGGTCAGGAAGCTTGTTGTGTGGGTCTTGAGGCTGGGCTAAATCCCACGGATCATGTCATTGCATCCTGTCGGGCTCACAGCTTATGCTGTACTCGTGGACTTTCTGTCCCATCAATTCTTGCAGAGCCGACAGGTCGAAGAGGTGGCTGTGCTGAAGGAGAAGGAGGGTCAATGCATATGTAGGCCAATAACGTCTATGGAGGCAATGGCGTTGTCGGCGCTCAGGGACCGCCGGGAGCTGGTATTGCTCTGGCCTGTAAATATAAGGGAGACAACGAGGTGTGTTAGACTCTACATGGGAATGGTGCTTCTAATCAGGGTCAGACATCTGAAGCTTATAATATGGCAGCTGTGTGGCATTTACCTTGTATTTTCATCTGCGAGAATAACCGCTATGGAACGGGAACATCTGTTGAGAGAGCAGCAGCCAACACTGATTGCTACAAGAGAGGCAGTTTCATCCCTGGTCTAAGGGTAGATGGAGTGGAGGT CTGTGTTCAGGAGGCAACTAAGGTTGCAGCTGACTATTGTAGATATGGAAAGGGGCCCGTACTGATGGAGCTGCTGACATACCGTTATCATGGACACAGTATGAGTCACCCTGGAATCAGTTATCATACATGAGAAGAAGTTCAGAATT AGAAGAGCCATCCTATCATGCTTCTCAAAGGTAAAATGGTAAACAACAAACTTGCCAGTATTGAAGAATTGAAGGAAATTGATGCTGAAGTGAGGAAAGAAATTGATGCTGCTGCTCAGTTTGCTGTAACCGATCCCAAACCACCTTTGGAAGAATTAAGCCATCACATCTACAACACTAATCCACCTTTTGAAATTCATGGTGCAAATCAGTGGATCAGGTTTAAGTCAGTCAGTTAA